The following is a genomic window from Roseitalea porphyridii.
CGCAAGGCGCTTGCGATCGCCAACCCCGCCCGGCCGGACGATGCGGTCGGCACCGTGCATGAAGCGGCGCAGGCGGACATCGAGAGCGCCCTTGCCGCCGCCGCGCCCTGGACCGCATCGGCCGCCGCGCGCGCCGAGACCCTGAACCGCGCCGCCGATCTTTACGAGGAGAACTTCGGCGAACTGTTCGCCATCATCACGCGCGAGGCCGGCAAGATCACCGAGGACGCCATCGCCGAACTGCGCGAGGCGGCCGATTTCCTGCGCTACTATGCCAGCCAGGCGCTGACCGACCCCGACGCCGAGCCGTGCGGCACCTTCGCCTGCGTCTCGCCGTGGAACTTTCCGCTTGCCATCTTCACCGGCCAGATCGCGGCCGCGCTCGCCGCCGGCAATGCCGTCATCGCCAAGCCGGCCGAGGCGACGCCGCTGATCGCCCATCGCGCCGTCCGGCTGATGCACGAGGCGGGCGTGCCGCGCACCGCGCTGCAGCTTCTGCCCGGCACCGGCGCGACCGTCGGCGCGGCGATCACGTCGGACCCGCGCATCGACGGCGTGTGCTTTACCGGCTCGACCGGCACCGCGCAGGCGATCAACCGCGCCATGGCCGACGCTCTCGACCCGGCCGCGCCGCTGATCGCCGAGACCGGCGGCATCAACGCGATGATCGTCGATTCGACCGCCCTGCCCGAACAGGCCGTGCGCGACATCATCGTCTCGGCCTTCCGTTCGGCCGGCCAGCGCTGCTCGGCGCTGCGCGTTCTGTACCTGCAGGAAGACATCGCCGAGCCGTTCATGAAGATGCTGTTCGGCGCGATGGACGAGTTGGCCGTCGCCGACCCCTGGGCGCTGTCCACCGATGTCGGCCCGGTCATCGACGAGAAGGCCCGCGACGAGATCACCGCCTATATCGACGCCGCAGAAAAGGCCGGCAAGCTCCTGAAGCGACTCGCCATTCCCGAAGGCGGCACCTTCGTCTCGCCGGCCGTGATCAGGGTCTCCGGCATCGCGGAGGTGACGCGCGAAGTCTTCGGCCCCGTTCTGCACGTCGCGACCTTCAGGGCGAGCGAGATCGGCAAGGTGTGCGCGGCGATCAACGCCACCGGCTACGGGCTGACCTTCGGCCTGCACACGCGCATCGACGACCGCGTCGAGGAGATCGCTTCTGCGATCCATGCCGGCAACATCTATGTCAACCGCAACCAGATCGGCGCCATCGTCGGCTCCCAGCCCTTCGGCGGCGAAGGCCTTTCGGGCACCGGCCCCAAGGCGGGCGGCCCGCTCTACGTGCCGCGCTTCAGGAAGACCGAAACGGTCTCTCAGCCTGCAAAGGAAGGCGCGGTTGCCGATCGCCGCGCGGTGCAGGACAGGATCGACGCGCTGCGCGCCCAGATCGCCGGCAACGCGCGCCAGACGCGCGACCTGCCCGGCCCGACCGGCGAATCGAACCGCTGGTCGACCTATGCCCGAGGGCTCGTCCTGTGTCTTGGTCCATCGCTCGACGACGCGCACGAACAGGCGCGGCAGGCGATGGCCGCCGGCTGCGCGGCGCTGATGGTGGCGCCCGGCGCCTGCGGCGCCAACGTGGTCGACGGCAGGCTCGATCCGGCCGATCTCCAGCGGCTCGACGGCTTCGACGCGGTCGCCTTCCGGGGCGATGAAGCCTCTGCCCGCGCCGTTCGAAAGGTCCTTGCCGGTCGCGACGGGCCGATCCTGCCGCTGATCACGGCGCGCGACATCGGTCCGGCCTGCCTCATCGAGCGGCACGTGTGCATCGACACGACCGCCGCCGGCGGCAACGCCTCGCTGCTTGCCGAGATGAGCTGATCAGCCGGCCGTCCAGCCGCCGTCGATCAGCAGCGACGTGCCGGTCACCAGCGCCGAGGCGTCCGAGGCCAGGAACGCGACCGCGCCCATGATGTCCTCGACCTCGCCGACGCGGCCGAGCTTGATCTTGTCGGTGATCCAGGCGACGCGCTCTGGATTGTCGAACGTCGCCTCGGTCAGCGGCGTGCGGATGAAGGTCGGGCAGATCGTGTTGACGCGAATGCCCTTCGGCCCCCACTCGATCGCCATTGCCCTCGTCATGCCCTCGACGGCGTGCTTGGTCGCGCAATAGACCGTCCGGTCGATGCCGCCGACATGGCCCATCTGCGAGGAGATGGTGATGATCGAGCCGCCCCGGCCCGCTTCGACCAGACCGCGCGCCACCTCGGTCGCCAGGAAATAGGCGCCCTTGAGGTTGGCCTCGGCGACGGCATCGAAATCGGCCTCTTCCGTCTCCAGCGCCGGCGCGTGCCGGGCCAACCCGGCCGAATTGACCAGCACGTCGAACGGCCCCGCTCCGGCCACCGCCGCGCGCATCGCGCCGATGTCGGAGACATCGAGCGTCATCGCTTCGGCGGAAAGCCCTGCCTCGCGCACCGCCGCCACGGCCGCCTCCAGCTTCTCGCGCCCGCGCGCGGCCATCACCACATGCGCGCCGGCTTCGGCCACGGCCGTCGCGCAGCCGAGCCCGATCCCGCTCGATGCGCCGGCGACGAGCGCCCGCCGGCCATCGAGCCGGAACGAGGGCGTGCGCGGAAGTTCGGTCATGCCCAAGACGGCGCCTCGGTCCGGGGCTGGTATGAGCCGAAGCTCCACTCATGGCCCTCGGGATCAGCGCAGCGATAACGCCACGTGCCCCAATCAGTGCGTTCGGGCGGATAGACGATCTCCGCCCCGGCATCTCGGGCACGCGCGTGGTGCGCCTCGACATCGTCGACCACGACATAGATCCTTGGCGATCCCTTGCCGGCCTTCGCAGTGCCGATCATCACCACGCCGTCGCCGAAGCACATCTCGGCATGAAGCAGCCTGCCCTCATCGTCATCATGGGCCTGGATGACGTCGAAGCCGAACGCATCGCGCAGGAACGCGATGGCCGCATGGCCGTCCTCGTAACTCAGATAGGGAACGATCGTCGGTTGACCGGCCATGGCTCACCTCCGTGCCGCAAGTGTCCCGAACGGCGCATAGCCAACCCCGCGCGGTCGATCAACTCCGCGATGGAACAGCAACCGCCTTAGACTTTCGTCTGCGACACTTGGCATGTCCGATCGACGCTTGCACGCTGCCGCGGCGAGGCGCATGTATCATTGGTCATCAATATAAGGGACACCCGCCGCCGACGGCGAAAATCGTGCCGTATTGAAACCGAAAAATGACGGCTGAAATTAACGGCGGCGAGGAACGAAGAAGAATCAGGCATTTGCGGCAGATGCGGGGCTGATCCCCAAAAACCTGCCGCATCGGTATATGTTTGCGCATTGCCGAGTGTCACGTTATGTTGACAGCATCGGGCGATCGGGAGAACGACCGTGGAAAACAGGAAGACGGCTGCGCGGGGCCAGCCGCGACTCGACGTACACAATTCGGACGTTCCGCTGGTCTGCCGGGCCTGTGAATCGCGGCACAAGGGCGTGTGCGGCTCGCTCTCGCCGGAGCAACTGATCCAGCTCTCGCGGCACACCACCAAGCATGTCTATCGCAGCCAGTCCGAACTGATCACGGTCGGCGAGGACGTCCACACCTATTCCAACATCCTGTCGGGCGTGGTGAAGCTGACCAAGCTGATGGCGGACGGCCGCCAGCAGATCGTCGGGCTGCAGTTCGCGCCGGACTTCTTGGGCCGCATCTTCTCGCACCAGAGCACTTATTCGGCCGAGGCGGCGACCGATGTGCGCGTATGCTCGTTCCCCAAATCGGTGATCGAGGACCTCGCCCGCACGGCGCCCGACATGGAGCACGCGCTGCACGAGCAGACGCTCAAGGAGCTGGACGAAGCGCGCGACTGGATGCTCACGCTTGGGCGCAAGACCGCGACCGAGAAGGTCGCGAGCTTCCTCTATCTGATCGCCTCCAACATCGATCCCGAGATCGACGCGGAAGAGCACACGATCCGCTTCGAACTGCCGCTCAAGCGGCTGGAGATCGCCGATTTCCTCGGGCTGACGATCGAGACGGTCAGCCGCCAGATCACCAAGCTGCGCAAGGCCGGCATCATCGAACTGGAGAACAACCGCACGGTGATCGTGCCCTCCCTCGCCCGCCTCGAGGACGCCTGCGAAAGCGAGCAGTAGGCGCACGCTTCAATCAAATCCGGCGGTTCACCCCCACCCTTCATCCCTCCCCCGCAAGCGTGGGAGGGAAGACCTCGACATGGCCTCAGTGCCGCCGACATCGAAGCGAGGCGCGCCAGTCTGTAGGGTGACGCGCGATTTTGATGTCCTCCCTCCCACGCTTGCGGGGGAGGGATGAAGGGTGGGGGCGCGACGAGGCGGACAAGGCCGCGCTGGCTGACTTTAAACCGCCTTCGAATAGCGGAAGTCGGACTCGTGCAGATGCGCGTCGAAGCGCGCCGCGACGAGCCGGGCAAACGGACGGGCATCCTCCGGCACGAAGAAGCCGTCGATATCGGCGCCGCAGATATAGTCCTCGTCGGCCTCGGCGATCGCCAGCGCCTCGTTGATGTAGGGTTCGGCGGCAGCGCCGAATCGCGCCTCCAGCGCCTCGAAGCCGATCCGGAAATCGCACATCAGCCGCTCGATCATGTGCGCCCGGATGCGGTCGTCCTCGCTCATCCGGTAGCCCTTCGAGGCGGTGCTGCGCGCCGCGTGAACTGCATCCTGATACTGTCCGGTGGCGACGATGTTCTGAACGTAGCCGCCGTCGAACGCGCCGATCGACGAGGCGCCCAGCGGAATCAGCGCGCGACACTGATCGGTCGTGTAGCCCTGGAAATTGCGGCGCAGATGGCCCGTCCGCGCGGCCACCGCCAGGCCGTCGTCCGGCCTTGCGAAATGGTCGATCCCGATCGCGTCATAGCCGGCCGCAACCAGCGCCGCGCCGGCGGCGAGCGCCTGCTGGAACCGCTCGTGCATGTCGGGCAGATGCTCGTCCTTGATCATCTTCTGGTGCTTCTTGACCCACGGCACGTGGGCATAGCCGAACAGCGCGATCCGGTCCGGCTGCAGCGAGATCACCTGCTCGATGGTCCGCATCAGGCGTGCCCGCGTCTGCAGCGGCAGGCCGTAGAGCGCATCGATGTTGACCGAGCCGACGCCGGCCGCGCGCATCGCCGCGATGACGTCGCGCGTCTGTTCGAGACTCTGCGGCCGGTTGATCGCCTTCTGCACCAGCGGGTCGAAATCCTGCACGCCGACCGACGCACGCGTGACGCCCAGTTCGTGCAGGCCTCTCAGCGTATCGTCGGTCACGTCCGACGGATCGATCTCGACGCTGATTTCGGTCTGTTCGGTAACGTGGAAGCTCCGGCGCAGGGCGGCGCCGAGCCGGCCCATGTCCTCGGCCGACAGGATCGACGGCGATCCGCCGCCGAAATGGATCTGTCCTGCCACCGGCCGGAAGCCAAGCCGATCGCCAAGGGCGGCGATCTCGGCCAGCAGCGCCTCGACATAGGTGTGAACCGGCTCGTATTTCAGCGTGTGCTTGGTGTTGCAGCCGCAGAACCAGCACAGCCGGTCGCAGAACGGGATGTGCAGATAGACCGACACGGGCGTCGCATCGTCGAGCGAACCGAAAAGCGCGTCCTGCATCTGCGGACCGATGCCGGCCTCGAAATGCGGGGCGGTGGGATAGCTCGTATAGCGTGGCACGGCGCCGCCGCGCTGCGAAAGCAGGATCGACAGATCGCGCTGGCTCGCCCCGGTCATCACGTCTTCTCCCGGCCTTCGATGATCGGAAGGATGTATTCGCGCTCGAACGCCAGGTGCCGCCGCACGCCGGTGAAGAAGCCGCGCAGCATGTAGCCCAGCTTTTCGACGTCGACCGCATCGCGATCGGCGGCGAACGCCATCAGTTCGTGCTGGACTTCCTCGGCGAACGCCTCGTCCTCCCAGTGCTCGCCGTGCAGCCGATCGAGCGTGTCGGGCAGCTCCGGGTCGGCCGGGCAGTGCGCCTTCAGATAGGGAAACAGCTCCCGTTCCTCGAACGTGTGGCTGCGATGAACGATCGGGTAGATGCTGCGCGCCAGCGCCAGACAGTCGTCGTTGCGCACCTCGGCCGGAAGCGCGTCGGCCAGTTGCTCGAGCGCCGCGCACAGGTTGGACTGCACGTTCAGATGGTGCTTCAGCGTCCCCGCCAGCGCTGTCGGATTGACGGCCGCGCCGTCGCCGTTGGCCGCATTGCGGCGATGCTCCGCCCGGCCATTGCCGGCACCGCCCGAAACCACGGTCATGACGGGTCCGCGCGAGCGCGCGCCATTGTGCTCGTCACCCCGATCCCTGGGCAGGCTCATGCGTGTTTTCCTGTCTTCGTGTGCCCTGTCGATGCGCCGAACGTAGGCTTCAGACCTCCGTAGGGTCCTTGATCAAGATCAAAGCGACGACGGGGGGTGGCTGGCACAGGTGAGACCGACCCGGCACGAACCGGGACGCAATTGCACGCCGGCGCGCCGTGGCGCGGCTTCGTGCAACGCAAGTGCGAGAGGACATTCCATGAAAAATGCAAGCTGGGTCGTGCTGCTGGGGGCCGGCGCCTTTCTGGCGCTGCTCGGCGCGGCGCTCGGCCAGGACCAACTGTTCAGGATCCACATGGCGATCCTGACCATCGTGCTGCTCGGCTCGACGATCGTCATGCTGCGCGCCATCCGGTTCGAACCTGCGCCGGCGGCCAAGATCCCGTTCACCGGCGCCGACACCGATCCACGCTACATGGACGAGGTGATCCGCTACGGCGCGATCGCCACCGTGTTCTGGGGCGTCGTCGGCTTTCTGGTCGGCGTCGTCGTCGCCGCCCAGCTCGCCTGGCCGCAGCTCAACATCGAGCCGTGGTTCAATTTCGGCCGGATGCGGCCGCTGCACACGTCCGCGGTGATCTTCGCCTTCGGCGGCAACGCGCTGCTGGCGACCTCGTTCTACGTGGTCCAGCGCACCACGCGCGCACGCCTGTTCGGCGGCGGCCTGCCATGGTTCGTGTTCTGGGGATACCAGCTCTTCATCGTGCTGGCCGCGACCGGCTATCTGCTCGGCATCACGGCGGGCCGCGAATATGCCGAGCCCGAATGGTATGTCGACCTGTGGCTGACGATCGTCTGGGTGGCCTATCTGCTGGTCTTCATGGGCACGCTGATGAAGCGCAAGGAGCCGCACATCTACGTGGCCAACTGGTTCTATCTGGCCTTCATCATCACCATCGCGATGCTGCACGTGGTCAACAATCTGGCCATGCCGGTCTCGTTCCTGGGCGCGAAATCCTACTCCGCCTTCGCCGGCGTGCAGGATGCGCTGACCCAGTGGTGGTACGGCCACAACGCGGTCGGCTTCTTCCTGACCGCAGGCTTCCTGGGCATGATGTACT
Proteins encoded in this region:
- the putA gene encoding bifunctional proline dehydrogenase/L-glutamate gamma-semialdehyde dehydrogenase PutA; amino-acid sequence: MSHAIDTTGMNPAPLHDLRAEIARLYLADEADALDTMAARAPVGDALRAAAHSRATALVQDIRKMDTPGLMEVFLAEYGLSTDEGIALMCLAESLLRVPDAETVDALIEDKIAPSAWGEHLGRSASSLVNASTWALMLTGNVLRDPPPGGFASVMRGAVRRLGEPVIRTAVRQAMRELGRQFVLGQSIGEAMDRAKGMEARGFTYSYDMLGEAALTMDDADTYYTAYMAAINAISKAATHGAVKDNPGISIKLSALHPRYEEPQRARIMDELVPRARQLARMAARANIGLNIDAEEADRLELSLDVIEATLADPELAGWDGFGVVVQAYGKRAMAVIDWLHALAERHDRRIMVRLVKGAYWDSEIKWAQEKGLEGFPVFTRKPATDVAWLRCARHMLALTDRLYPQFATHNAHSVAAILQMGADRETYEFQRLHGMGESLHTRVLQTEGTRCRIYAPVGKHRDLLAYLVRRLLENGANSSFVNQIVDANVPPETVAADPFDALAQAPERQVRRPAELFAPERANSKGFDLYDPADIARIDAARTPFKDAQWTAAPLLAEERDDPERKALAIANPARPDDAVGTVHEAAQADIESALAAAAPWTASAAARAETLNRAADLYEENFGELFAIITREAGKITEDAIAELREAADFLRYYASQALTDPDAEPCGTFACVSPWNFPLAIFTGQIAAALAAGNAVIAKPAEATPLIAHRAVRLMHEAGVPRTALQLLPGTGATVGAAITSDPRIDGVCFTGSTGTAQAINRAMADALDPAAPLIAETGGINAMIVDSTALPEQAVRDIIVSAFRSAGQRCSALRVLYLQEDIAEPFMKMLFGAMDELAVADPWALSTDVGPVIDEKARDEITAYIDAAEKAGKLLKRLAIPEGGTFVSPAVIRVSGIAEVTREVFGPVLHVATFRASEIGKVCAAINATGYGLTFGLHTRIDDRVEEIASAIHAGNIYVNRNQIGAIVGSQPFGGEGLSGTGPKAGGPLYVPRFRKTETVSQPAKEGAVADRRAVQDRIDALRAQIAGNARQTRDLPGPTGESNRWSTYARGLVLCLGPSLDDAHEQARQAMAAGCAALMVAPGACGANVVDGRLDPADLQRLDGFDAVAFRGDEASARAVRKVLAGRDGPILPLITARDIGPACLIERHVCIDTTAAGGNASLLAEMS
- a CDS encoding SDR family NAD(P)-dependent oxidoreductase is translated as MTELPRTPSFRLDGRRALVAGASSGIGLGCATAVAEAGAHVVMAARGREKLEAAVAAVREAGLSAEAMTLDVSDIGAMRAAVAGAGPFDVLVNSAGLARHAPALETEEADFDAVAEANLKGAYFLATEVARGLVEAGRGGSIITISSQMGHVGGIDRTVYCATKHAVEGMTRAMAIEWGPKGIRVNTICPTFIRTPLTEATFDNPERVAWITDKIKLGRVGEVEDIMGAVAFLASDASALVTGTSLLIDGGWTAG
- a CDS encoding VOC family protein; this translates as MAGQPTIVPYLSYEDGHAAIAFLRDAFGFDVIQAHDDDEGRLLHAEMCFGDGVVMIGTAKAGKGSPRIYVVVDDVEAHHARARDAGAEIVYPPERTDWGTWRYRCADPEGHEWSFGSYQPRTEAPSWA
- a CDS encoding Crp/Fnr family transcriptional regulator, with protein sequence MENRKTAARGQPRLDVHNSDVPLVCRACESRHKGVCGSLSPEQLIQLSRHTTKHVYRSQSELITVGEDVHTYSNILSGVVKLTKLMADGRQQIVGLQFAPDFLGRIFSHQSTYSAEAATDVRVCSFPKSVIEDLARTAPDMEHALHEQTLKELDEARDWMLTLGRKTATEKVASFLYLIASNIDPEIDAEEHTIRFELPLKRLEIADFLGLTIETVSRQITKLRKAGIIELENNRTVIVPSLARLEDACESEQ
- the hemN gene encoding oxygen-independent coproporphyrinogen III oxidase, with the protein product MTGASQRDLSILLSQRGGAVPRYTSYPTAPHFEAGIGPQMQDALFGSLDDATPVSVYLHIPFCDRLCWFCGCNTKHTLKYEPVHTYVEALLAEIAALGDRLGFRPVAGQIHFGGGSPSILSAEDMGRLGAALRRSFHVTEQTEISVEIDPSDVTDDTLRGLHELGVTRASVGVQDFDPLVQKAINRPQSLEQTRDVIAAMRAAGVGSVNIDALYGLPLQTRARLMRTIEQVISLQPDRIALFGYAHVPWVKKHQKMIKDEHLPDMHERFQQALAAGAALVAAGYDAIGIDHFARPDDGLAVAARTGHLRRNFQGYTTDQCRALIPLGASSIGAFDGGYVQNIVATGQYQDAVHAARSTASKGYRMSEDDRIRAHMIERLMCDFRIGFEALEARFGAAAEPYINEALAIAEADEDYICGADIDGFFVPEDARPFARLVAARFDAHLHESDFRYSKAV
- a CDS encoding hemerythrin domain-containing protein, giving the protein MSLPRDRGDEHNGARSRGPVMTVVSGGAGNGRAEHRRNAANGDGAAVNPTALAGTLKHHLNVQSNLCAALEQLADALPAEVRNDDCLALARSIYPIVHRSHTFEERELFPYLKAHCPADPELPDTLDRLHGEHWEDEAFAEEVQHELMAFAADRDAVDVEKLGYMLRGFFTGVRRHLAFEREYILPIIEGREKT
- the ccoN gene encoding cytochrome-c oxidase, cbb3-type subunit I, yielding MKNASWVVLLGAGAFLALLGAALGQDQLFRIHMAILTIVLLGSTIVMLRAIRFEPAPAAKIPFTGADTDPRYMDEVIRYGAIATVFWGVVGFLVGVVVAAQLAWPQLNIEPWFNFGRMRPLHTSAVIFAFGGNALLATSFYVVQRTTRARLFGGGLPWFVFWGYQLFIVLAATGYLLGITAGREYAEPEWYVDLWLTIVWVAYLLVFMGTLMKRKEPHIYVANWFYLAFIITIAMLHVVNNLAMPVSFLGAKSYSAFAGVQDALTQWWYGHNAVGFFLTAGFLGMMYYFVPKQAGRPVYSYRLSIIHFWALIFLYIWAGPHHLHYTALPDWAQTLGMVFSVMLWMPSWGGMINGLMTLSGAWDKLRTDPILRMMVIAVAFYGMSTFEGPMMSIKAVNSLSHYTDWTIGHVHSGALGWVGMISFGAIYFLVPKLWGRQRLYSLRMVNWHFWLATLGIVVYAAVMWVAGIQQGLMWREYNDQGFLVYSFAESVAAMHPYYVLRTVGGLLYLTGGLIMAFNVYMTIRGVERDEVPMGEEAPRPVAQPAE